A genomic window from Nocardioides sp. BP30 includes:
- a CDS encoding C40 family peptidase, producing MPNFIRTTMAATACAGLIALPAVGAHAVGAPTTSLSSFTLPAAAPASAPASAPADGAATATSKAAVVTPSAKPRLTKHERKLRIEHRRKVRRNHRVGRALHVAARQQGDPYRWGATGPTSFDCSGLMLYSFRAVGLHLPRTAAAQSGAVRHISRAHMRRGDLVFFTSGGHVYHVGIFDGWSHGRRIIIHAPYSGADVRKEAIWTNGWFPGTLRLS from the coding sequence ATGCCCAACTTCATTCGCACCACCATGGCCGCGACCGCCTGTGCCGGCCTTATCGCCCTTCCGGCCGTCGGCGCCCACGCCGTCGGCGCCCCGACCACCAGCCTGTCGAGTTTCACCCTGCCCGCCGCGGCCCCGGCGAGTGCACCGGCGAGTGCACCGGCGGACGGTGCCGCCACGGCCACCTCCAAGGCCGCGGTCGTCACCCCGAGCGCCAAGCCGCGCCTGACCAAGCACGAGCGCAAGCTGCGCATCGAGCACCGGCGGAAGGTCCGGCGCAACCACCGGGTGGGACGCGCGCTGCACGTCGCCGCCCGGCAGCAGGGCGACCCCTACCGCTGGGGTGCCACCGGCCCGACCTCTTTCGACTGCTCCGGTCTGATGCTCTACTCGTTCCGCGCGGTCGGACTGCACCTCCCGCGGACGGCGGCGGCTCAGTCCGGCGCGGTGCGCCACATCTCCCGTGCGCACATGCGGCGCGGCGACCTGGTGTTCTTCACCTCGGGTGGTCACGTCTACCACGTGGGCATCTTCGACGGCTGGAGCCACGGTCGCCGCATCATCATCCACGCGCCGTACTCCGGCGCCGACGTGCGCAAGGAAGCGATCTGGACCAACGGCTGGTTCCCCGGCACGCTGCGGCTCTCCTGA
- a CDS encoding PilZ domain-containing protein translates to MHSPDVNQPVLLRGESGEFASRVEGITEGALILARPFGLPLDTDLDIGRPFEVQWTSAVGLYAQSVRVTERAIDGKVRIWHAEPISKVRVTNRRAHVRVSVALPLILEYGEEKFEASLLDVSEAALRCQMPQPLPTPEEGEEPSLRAHFNLGGAEFALDGDLFRSTPKRDITELVITLPPDERTRSALRRAVFAEQIRARQLSR, encoded by the coding sequence ATGCACTCGCCCGACGTCAACCAGCCGGTCCTGCTGCGCGGCGAGAGCGGCGAGTTCGCCAGCCGGGTGGAGGGGATCACCGAGGGTGCGTTGATCTTGGCCCGCCCGTTCGGGCTTCCCCTCGACACCGACCTGGACATCGGCCGGCCGTTCGAGGTGCAGTGGACCTCGGCGGTGGGTCTCTACGCACAGTCGGTGCGGGTCACCGAGCGCGCCATCGACGGCAAGGTCCGGATCTGGCACGCGGAGCCGATCAGCAAGGTCCGGGTGACCAACCGGCGCGCCCACGTGCGGGTGTCGGTGGCGCTGCCGCTGATCCTGGAGTACGGCGAGGAGAAGTTCGAGGCGTCGCTGCTCGACGTGAGCGAGGCGGCCCTGCGCTGCCAGATGCCGCAGCCGCTGCCGACGCCGGAGGAGGGCGAGGAGCCGAGCCTGCGGGCCCACTTCAACCTCGGCGGCGCCGAGTTCGCCCTCGACGGCGACCTCTTCCGCAGCACCCCCAAGCGCGACATCACCGAGCTGGTGATCACGCTCCCGCCCGACGAGCGGACCCGCTCGGCACTGCGGCGGGCGGTCTTCGCCGAGCAGATCCGGGCGCGTCAGCTCTCGCGCTGA
- a CDS encoding HNH endonuclease signature motif containing protein yields MHQIQATLATIAAALDQATDANPVFLGTNEKKEALAALMRSRTRLEELYLRVVASADDVAAEVGARDVAAWLIAQHRVESPAAHATLRLAQELEGRPVVRARLAQGRFSLEHARVILRGLDDLPDDLPAEVLAQAEVTLCDLASEHRPKNLRRLTTHLLEVIAPDIAEAAEAAAIHRLEEQAQARATLSITDQGDGMTRIHGIVPEVVGHRLRTYLQAYTQPRIAALEADGRVQPRSRLLAHAFAQLLENTDPTRLPAHGGDATTVIVTMTLDQLQADLGVAWLDDGTPISTGETRRLACTAGIIPAVLGGNSEPLDLGRTRRLFTPTQRKALALRDKHCRAEGCTVPAPWCDAHHDQPWSTGGHTNLAHGSLLCGHHHRRAHDPTYATIRLPDGRYRFQHRRSAVQRR; encoded by the coding sequence ATGCATCAGATCCAGGCGACACTCGCCACGATCGCTGCTGCCCTCGACCAGGCCACGGACGCGAACCCGGTCTTCCTGGGAACGAATGAGAAGAAGGAAGCGCTCGCCGCGCTGATGCGGTCCCGGACGCGGCTGGAGGAGCTGTACCTGCGCGTGGTCGCCTCCGCCGACGATGTGGCCGCCGAGGTCGGTGCCCGCGATGTCGCAGCCTGGCTGATCGCCCAGCACCGGGTCGAGAGTCCCGCCGCGCACGCCACGCTACGTCTCGCCCAGGAGTTGGAGGGTCGGCCGGTGGTCCGGGCAAGGCTCGCACAGGGTCGGTTCAGTCTCGAGCACGCCCGCGTCATCCTCCGTGGACTCGACGACCTGCCCGACGACCTACCCGCCGAGGTCCTCGCCCAGGCAGAGGTCACCCTGTGCGACCTCGCGAGTGAGCACCGGCCCAAGAACCTACGCCGCCTCACCACGCATCTGTTAGAGGTCATCGCCCCCGACATTGCCGAAGCCGCCGAAGCCGCAGCGATCCACCGGCTCGAGGAACAGGCCCAAGCGAGAGCGACGTTGTCGATCACCGACCAAGGCGACGGCATGACGAGGATCCACGGCATCGTGCCCGAGGTCGTGGGTCATCGGTTGCGGACCTACCTGCAGGCCTACACCCAACCCCGCATCGCCGCCCTGGAAGCCGACGGCAGAGTCCAACCCCGCAGCCGGCTCCTCGCCCACGCCTTCGCCCAACTCCTGGAGAACACCGACCCCACCCGACTCCCCGCCCACGGCGGCGACGCCACCACCGTCATCGTCACCATGACCCTGGACCAGCTACAGGCCGACCTCGGTGTCGCATGGCTCGACGACGGCACCCCCATCAGCACCGGCGAAACCCGCCGCCTGGCCTGCACCGCGGGCATCATCCCCGCCGTCCTCGGCGGCAACTCCGAACCCCTCGACCTGGGCCGCACCCGACGACTCTTCACCCCAACCCAGCGCAAAGCCCTCGCCCTACGAGACAAACACTGCCGTGCAGAAGGCTGCACCGTCCCCGCACCCTGGTGCGACGCCCACCACGACCAACCCTGGTCAACCGGCGGCCACACCAACCTCGCCCACGGATCCCTCCTCTGCGGACACCACCACAGACGCGCCCACGACCCCACCTACGCGACGATCAGGCTCCCCGACGGCCGATACCGCTTCCAACACCGGCGTTCGGCGGTTCAGAGACGGTGA
- a CDS encoding CpaF family protein — protein sequence MRAARLADLVALGSLSASAAAFLEASVRAGLNILLAGGTQAGKTTLLNCLAAAIPGGDRVISAEEVWELRFPHPDWVALQTRQAGLEGTGEVRLRDLVKETLRMRPSRIIVGEVRAEECLDLLLALNSGIPGMCTLHANSGREALVKMCTLPLLAGENISPRFVIPTVAASVDLVVHLGMDARGVRRVNEIVAVPGRVENDVIETASIFERHGTELRRASGMPPRPERYERVGVDLHALLNRAG from the coding sequence ATGCGCGCCGCGCGGCTGGCGGACCTGGTCGCGCTCGGCAGCCTCTCCGCCTCGGCTGCCGCCTTCCTGGAGGCCAGCGTGCGTGCGGGGCTGAACATCCTGCTCGCCGGCGGGACCCAGGCAGGCAAGACGACCCTGCTCAACTGCCTGGCAGCCGCGATCCCCGGCGGGGACCGGGTGATCAGTGCGGAGGAGGTCTGGGAGTTGCGCTTCCCGCACCCGGACTGGGTGGCGTTGCAGACCCGGCAAGCCGGGCTCGAGGGCACCGGCGAGGTGCGACTGCGCGACCTGGTCAAGGAGACGCTGCGGATGCGGCCGAGCAGGATCATCGTGGGTGAGGTCAGGGCCGAGGAGTGCCTCGACCTGCTCCTCGCGCTCAACAGCGGCATCCCCGGCATGTGCACGCTGCATGCCAACAGCGGTCGCGAGGCGCTGGTCAAGATGTGCACACTGCCGCTGCTGGCGGGGGAGAACATCAGCCCCCGGTTCGTCATCCCGACCGTCGCGGCGAGCGTCGACCTGGTGGTCCACCTCGGGATGGACGCGCGCGGCGTGCGGCGGGTCAACGAGATCGTCGCCGTACCGGGGCGGGTGGAGAACGACGTCATCGAGACGGCGTCGATCTTCGAGCGGCACGGCACGGAGCTGCGCCGGGCGAGCGGGATGCCTCCGCGACCCGAGCGGTACGAGCGCGTGGGGGTCGACCTCCACGCCCTGCTCAACAGGGCCGGCTGA
- a CDS encoding type II secretion system F family protein, whose protein sequence is MGAVVGLGLGVGLLLCWSVVAVPRAARGPRRAERTEALLARAGLAGVSSASVWALCLACALVALLAGEILTRTPPVAVVFALLAGYLPVGVLAGRARRRQREFAEVWPEAVDNLASAVRAGLSLPESLAGLAVRGPAALREPFEQFALDYQVSGRFGDCLDRLKDCLADPVGDRVVEGLRIAREVGGGELGRLLRNLSSYLRAESRTRAELESRQAWAVNGARLAVAAPWLVLLFLSFQPDVIQRYSSAAGVVVLAGGAAACLIAYRVMLRIGRLPTERRILR, encoded by the coding sequence ATGGGTGCCGTGGTCGGCCTCGGCCTCGGCGTGGGCCTGTTGCTGTGCTGGTCGGTGGTTGCCGTGCCGCGAGCCGCACGCGGCCCGCGACGAGCCGAGCGCACCGAGGCGCTGCTGGCGCGAGCCGGTCTCGCAGGCGTCTCGTCGGCGAGCGTGTGGGCCCTGTGCCTCGCCTGCGCCCTGGTGGCGTTGCTGGCCGGCGAGATCCTGACCCGTACGCCGCCGGTCGCGGTGGTCTTCGCCCTCCTGGCCGGCTACCTGCCCGTCGGGGTGCTGGCCGGGCGGGCGCGGCGTCGCCAGCGCGAGTTCGCGGAGGTCTGGCCCGAGGCGGTCGACAATCTGGCCTCGGCCGTCCGCGCGGGGCTGTCCCTGCCCGAGTCGCTGGCGGGACTGGCGGTGCGCGGGCCGGCGGCGTTGCGCGAGCCGTTCGAGCAGTTCGCCCTCGACTACCAGGTCTCGGGCCGCTTCGGTGACTGCCTCGACCGACTCAAGGACTGCCTCGCCGACCCCGTCGGCGACCGGGTGGTGGAGGGCTTGCGCATCGCGCGCGAGGTAGGGGGCGGTGAGCTCGGCCGGCTCCTGCGCAACCTGTCGTCGTACCTGCGGGCCGAGTCGCGCACCCGGGCCGAGCTCGAGTCACGCCAGGCCTGGGCGGTGAACGGCGCTCGCCTCGCCGTGGCGGCGCCGTGGCTGGTGCTGCTCTTCCTCTCCTTCCAGCCGGACGTGATCCAGCGCTACTCCTCGGCGGCGGGCGTGGTCGTCCTGGCCGGTGGAGCGGCGGCCTGCCTGATCGCCTACCGCGTGATGCTGCGGATCGGCCGGCTGCCGACCGAGCGGAGGATCCTGCGGTGA
- a CDS encoding type II secretion system F family protein: MSAEVVGAALGALGGGAILLVAARIAAIRRPQFAVRVLPYLRDVGADPRAIAATTSAPALPPVVGAVFGPGLRVAADGVERVLGGAASVQRRLDRAALDRTVLDFRVEQVLWGLVCFAVAAFLGLLRGLRDPSAALPTLVVCVVGFVFGVLARDSWLSTQVRDRERRIVAEFPTVAELLALSVAAGEAPVVALDRVVRRSRGELSHELGRVLAAVRTGRPVATAFDELAARSGLPLVARFAAGIAVAVERGTPLADVLHAQAADVREAGRRELIEVAARKEVLMMIPIVFLVMPTTVVFAFFPGVLGLHLGMS, from the coding sequence GTGAGCGCTGAGGTCGTGGGGGCCGCGCTCGGTGCGCTCGGCGGCGGCGCGATCCTGCTGGTGGCGGCGAGGATCGCGGCGATCCGGCGCCCGCAGTTCGCGGTGCGTGTCCTGCCCTACCTCCGCGACGTCGGCGCCGATCCCCGGGCGATCGCAGCGACGACCTCAGCCCCCGCGCTGCCACCCGTGGTCGGTGCGGTCTTCGGGCCCGGCCTGCGGGTGGCCGCCGACGGCGTGGAGCGGGTCCTGGGCGGAGCAGCCTCCGTCCAGCGCCGGTTGGATCGGGCCGCCCTGGATCGCACGGTGCTCGACTTCCGCGTCGAGCAGGTCCTCTGGGGGCTGGTCTGCTTCGCCGTCGCGGCGTTCCTCGGACTGCTCCGCGGCCTGCGCGACCCGAGCGCCGCCCTTCCCACCCTGGTCGTGTGCGTCGTGGGCTTCGTGTTCGGGGTCCTGGCACGCGACTCCTGGCTGAGCACGCAGGTACGCGACCGGGAGCGGCGCATCGTGGCGGAGTTCCCCACCGTCGCCGAGCTGCTCGCCCTGTCGGTCGCCGCGGGCGAGGCCCCGGTGGTAGCCCTCGACCGGGTCGTACGCCGCAGCAGGGGCGAGCTGTCGCATGAGCTGGGCCGTGTCCTCGCGGCGGTCAGGACGGGTCGGCCGGTGGCCACCGCCTTCGACGAGCTGGCCGCACGTAGCGGCCTGCCGCTGGTCGCTCGTTTCGCCGCGGGCATCGCCGTCGCCGTGGAGCGCGGCACGCCGCTCGCCGACGTCCTGCACGCCCAGGCGGCCGACGTGCGCGAGGCCGGCCGTCGCGAGCTGATCGAGGTGGCGGCACGCAAAGAGGTCCTGATGATGATCCCGATCGTCTTCCTCGTGATGCCCACGACCGTTGTCTTCGCGTTCTTCCCCGGTGTCCTCGGGCTGCATCTGGGCATGTCCTGA
- a CDS encoding TadE/TadG family type IV pilus assembly protein: MSRRARGSAVVDLVLALLVLVPLVLGALQVALVLYVRNTLASAASEGARYAATLGHSGGDGVARTRAQLSGAVSDRYARDVTASATTIDGAPAVLVTVHARVPALGLGGPAVSLTVSGHAVRETE; encoded by the coding sequence ATGAGCCGCCGAGCGCGCGGTTCGGCAGTCGTCGACCTCGTGCTGGCGCTGCTGGTGCTCGTGCCGCTCGTCCTCGGTGCGCTCCAGGTCGCACTGGTGCTCTACGTGCGCAACACCCTGGCCTCGGCCGCCTCGGAGGGCGCGCGCTACGCGGCAACGCTCGGCCACTCCGGCGGCGACGGCGTGGCCCGCACGCGCGCGCAGCTGTCCGGCGCGGTCTCGGACCGGTACGCCCGCGACGTGACCGCCTCGGCGACGACCATCGACGGCGCGCCGGCGGTGCTGGTGACCGTGCACGCCCGGGTCCCGGCGCTGGGCCTGGGTGGGCCGGCGGTGAGCCTCACCGTCTCCGGGCACGCGGTCCGGGAGACGGAGTGA
- a CDS encoding pilus assembly protein TadG-related protein, whose amino-acid sequence MRRDERGSTIPLIIGFALVLALVVGFVVDATAAYLRRQALDTLADGAALRGADLGAAGTEVYAGGLGADDLHLTAITAQHAVHAYLVQVGAYRHYPGLTASVTLDAAAQRVQVHLQAPLHLPLRIPGSPAHATVGAEGEASVLVDR is encoded by the coding sequence GTGCGTCGCGATGAGCGCGGCTCGACGATCCCGCTGATCATCGGCTTCGCGCTCGTGCTCGCCCTGGTGGTGGGGTTCGTCGTCGACGCCACTGCCGCCTACCTGCGCCGTCAGGCGCTGGACACGCTCGCCGACGGGGCGGCGCTGCGGGGCGCCGACCTCGGCGCGGCCGGGACGGAGGTGTACGCCGGTGGCCTCGGCGCCGACGACCTCCACCTCACGGCGATCACCGCCCAGCACGCCGTCCACGCCTACCTCGTCCAGGTCGGCGCCTACCGGCACTACCCCGGCCTGACCGCCTCGGTCACGCTCGACGCGGCGGCGCAGCGGGTGCAGGTCCACCTGCAGGCGCCCCTCCACCTGCCGCTCCGCATCCCCGGCTCGCCCGCCCACGCCACCGTCGGAGCCGAGGGCGAGGCATCGGTCCTGGTCGACCGCTGA
- a CDS encoding lamin tail domain-containing protein, producing the protein MKSLRRVLAAVPAACLGLAGAAVIAPPAHAAAANVQITEIAYGGKVTGSATGDGEYVEITNEGDAAADLTGWSYATGATAPTAPGGVSLSSLGTLAPGESAIVTDLSAAEFRTEWDLASSVKVVSNGGTVTLNSGPNGAYVFDAGNTLVDKVTYVKSAFSGKGVAKTPAAAASSQDLATGWTDETVGDAEGSWTSASGAIGSPGASTYGTSTPASVRTANVQITEIAYGGLTTGANGGDGEYVEITNEGKGSQDLTGWSYATGTATPTAAGPVSLASLGTLAPGASAIITDLSATEFRTEWGLKSSVPVLDNGKLATLNSGASAAWVLDGGNTVVDTVAYPAKGGVGAFSAKGQAMTATAAATSQSTASGWALETVGDAEGSWASVHGAVGSPGASTYGTATAASVRTAPAVEDPHTVVKIAAVDATAGTVTLHNTGTSDHDISGWTIQDTAGTVITIPAGTTLAAGTSQTFTAATDTFDAGTDVAQLYDGGTLVDSSSWNADPNWADVTINEVSSDNATAAQKAAGDPMQDAIELYNKGDAAVDLTGWKQIDSGAASAATTFGPIYVNGSATAASDMKIPAHGYAVFSSKAGLSSGGDGVKLYLPNGTLVDSLTYGAGEAGIDEVADPDNTITSVAACPDGSHTYLKVKAYSFGASNATACASGEELGSGSAPTSDVPCTTEAPGATTEPVAGAVAWPGSDEVSVADDVCAWDGGGTQQDLSGLVFDPTDPNILWAVKNKSVVYKLTKNGGIWQKVTTDGWANGKNIRFPGGSGLPDSEGMTVGPDGALYITTERDNASNSVPLDSILRFDPTGSSTTLTATDEWNLTGDLFAPDDSADANLGFEGVTYVPDSYLTANGFIDDNTHAAYTPATYAGKVTAGLFFAAVEKTGHLEAYALNADHSYTRVADIATGMAGVMDVSYDAGLQRIWAQCDNTCGVSLTLLEVGADGHVVPERHFSRPAGLPDNNLEGFAVAPVSTAVDGEREVVWSDDGNFGTSTTGVSMLADAGGHSLWTGRMDADLELGPQGYDATAPVVVAHADPAPNAAGWNNAAVTVTYTCTDTGWGVDDAASDLAADTLTSSGTASGTCVDLAGNTATATYTAKIDTVAPSAAGITIAGPSSVETGSVRFTIASSDADVTSYLCRLDGVDADFVACTVPGAYAASGLAVGSYTLEVEAVDQAGNVSAPARHRFAVVAKAPVTVVKPVVHPITGKPKVGKKLKVAVTVPSGATVSYQWYAGGKKIKHATKRSLKVTKALRKKRIKVRVTIRVPGQPTVVQTMKLGKAVR; encoded by the coding sequence GTGAAATCGCTTCGTCGTGTCCTGGCCGCCGTACCGGCCGCCTGCCTCGGTCTTGCCGGAGCCGCGGTGATCGCGCCGCCCGCGCATGCCGCCGCAGCGAACGTCCAGATCACCGAGATCGCCTACGGCGGCAAGGTGACCGGGTCGGCCACCGGTGATGGTGAGTACGTCGAGATCACCAACGAGGGTGACGCCGCCGCGGACCTGACCGGGTGGAGCTACGCCACCGGCGCCACCGCACCGACGGCGCCCGGCGGGGTGAGCCTGAGCAGCCTCGGCACGCTGGCGCCCGGCGAGTCGGCGATCGTCACCGACCTCAGCGCCGCTGAGTTCCGCACGGAGTGGGACCTCGCCTCGTCGGTGAAGGTGGTCTCCAACGGCGGGACCGTCACGCTCAACAGCGGGCCGAACGGCGCCTACGTCTTCGACGCCGGCAACACGCTGGTCGACAAGGTGACCTACGTGAAGAGCGCGTTCAGCGGCAAGGGTGTCGCCAAGACCCCTGCCGCGGCCGCCTCCTCCCAGGACCTCGCAACCGGCTGGACCGACGAGACCGTCGGTGACGCCGAGGGCTCGTGGACCAGTGCTAGTGGAGCGATCGGCTCACCGGGCGCCTCGACGTACGGGACCTCCACGCCGGCGAGCGTGCGCACCGCGAACGTGCAGATCACCGAGATCGCCTACGGCGGCCTGACCACGGGCGCCAACGGTGGTGACGGTGAGTACGTCGAGATCACCAACGAGGGCAAGGGCTCCCAGGACCTGACGGGATGGAGCTATGCGACGGGCACCGCTACCCCGACCGCCGCGGGGCCGGTCAGCCTCGCGAGTCTGGGCACGCTCGCGCCGGGCGCGTCGGCGATCATCACCGACCTCAGCGCGACCGAGTTCCGCACCGAATGGGGCTTGAAGAGTTCGGTCCCCGTGCTCGACAACGGCAAGCTGGCCACGCTCAACAGCGGCGCCAGCGCGGCATGGGTGCTCGACGGCGGCAACACCGTCGTCGACACGGTCGCCTACCCGGCCAAGGGCGGCGTGGGCGCTTTCAGTGCCAAGGGCCAGGCCATGACCGCGACGGCGGCGGCCACCTCGCAGAGCACCGCGAGCGGCTGGGCGCTCGAGACCGTCGGCGACGCGGAGGGCTCGTGGGCGAGCGTGCACGGAGCGGTCGGCTCGCCGGGCGCCTCGACGTACGGGACCGCCACGGCGGCGAGCGTGCGCACCGCGCCCGCCGTCGAGGACCCCCACACGGTCGTGAAGATCGCTGCGGTGGATGCCACCGCCGGCACGGTGACGCTGCACAACACCGGCACCAGCGACCACGACATCTCCGGTTGGACGATCCAGGACACCGCGGGGACCGTCATCACCATCCCGGCCGGCACGACGCTGGCTGCCGGTACCTCACAGACATTCACGGCCGCTACCGACACCTTCGACGCCGGCACCGACGTCGCCCAGCTCTATGACGGCGGCACCCTGGTCGACTCCAGCTCGTGGAACGCCGACCCGAACTGGGCGGACGTGACCATCAACGAGGTCTCCTCCGACAACGCCACCGCCGCCCAGAAGGCCGCCGGCGACCCGATGCAGGACGCCATCGAGCTCTACAACAAGGGCGACGCGGCCGTCGACCTGACCGGCTGGAAGCAGATCGACAGCGGCGCTGCCAGCGCGGCGACGACCTTCGGCCCGATCTACGTCAACGGCTCGGCCACCGCCGCGAGCGACATGAAGATCCCGGCGCACGGCTACGCCGTCTTCTCCTCCAAGGCCGGTTTGAGCAGCGGCGGTGACGGCGTGAAGCTCTACCTGCCCAACGGCACCCTGGTGGACAGCCTGACGTACGGCGCCGGCGAGGCCGGGATCGACGAGGTAGCCGATCCGGACAACACCATCACCTCGGTGGCCGCCTGCCCCGACGGCAGCCACACCTACCTCAAGGTGAAGGCCTACAGCTTCGGCGCCAGCAATGCCACGGCGTGTGCGAGCGGTGAGGAGCTCGGCAGCGGCTCGGCGCCCACCAGCGACGTCCCGTGCACCACCGAGGCGCCGGGCGCCACGACCGAGCCGGTCGCCGGCGCGGTCGCCTGGCCGGGCAGCGACGAGGTCTCGGTGGCCGACGACGTGTGCGCCTGGGACGGCGGCGGCACCCAGCAGGACCTCTCCGGCCTGGTCTTCGACCCGACCGACCCGAACATCCTGTGGGCGGTGAAGAACAAGAGCGTCGTCTACAAGCTGACCAAGAACGGCGGCATCTGGCAGAAGGTCACCACCGACGGCTGGGCGAACGGCAAGAACATCAGGTTCCCCGGCGGATCCGGCCTGCCGGACTCCGAGGGCATGACCGTCGGCCCCGACGGTGCGCTCTACATCACCACAGAGCGCGACAACGCGAGCAACTCGGTGCCGCTCGACAGCATCCTCCGGTTCGACCCCACCGGGTCGTCGACGACGCTGACGGCCACCGACGAGTGGAACCTGACCGGCGACCTGTTCGCACCCGACGACAGCGCCGACGCCAACCTCGGCTTCGAGGGCGTCACCTACGTGCCGGACAGCTACCTGACGGCCAACGGCTTCATCGACGACAACACCCACGCCGCCTACACGCCCGCGACGTACGCCGGCAAGGTGACCGCCGGGCTCTTCTTCGCGGCCGTCGAGAAGACCGGCCACCTGGAGGCCTACGCCCTCAACGCCGACCACAGCTACACCCGGGTGGCCGACATCGCGACCGGCATGGCTGGGGTGATGGACGTGTCCTACGACGCGGGCCTGCAGCGGATCTGGGCGCAGTGCGACAACACCTGTGGGGTCTCCCTGACCCTGCTCGAGGTGGGTGCCGACGGTCACGTCGTCCCCGAGCGGCACTTCTCGCGCCCGGCCGGCCTGCCCGACAACAACCTCGAGGGCTTCGCCGTCGCGCCGGTCTCGACCGCCGTCGACGGTGAGCGTGAGGTGGTCTGGTCCGACGACGGCAACTTCGGCACCAGCACCACCGGCGTCTCGATGCTGGCGGACGCCGGCGGCCACTCGCTGTGGACCGGACGGATGGACGCCGATCTGGAGCTCGGCCCCCAGGGGTACGACGCGACGGCTCCGGTCGTCGTCGCCCACGCCGACCCGGCGCCGAACGCGGCGGGCTGGAACAACGCAGCGGTGACGGTGACCTACACCTGCACCGACACCGGCTGGGGCGTCGACGATGCGGCCAGCGACCTGGCCGCCGACACCCTCACCAGCAGCGGCACCGCGTCCGGGACCTGCGTCGACCTGGCGGGCAACACGGCGACAGCCACCTACACGGCGAAGATCGACACCGTGGCGCCGAGCGCCGCAGGCATCACGATCGCCGGGCCGTCCTCGGTCGAGACGGGCTCGGTCCGCTTCACCATCGCGTCCAGCGACGCGGACGTGACGTCGTACCTGTGCCGGCTCGACGGCGTCGACGCCGACTTCGTCGCCTGCACCGTCCCGGGCGCGTACGCCGCCAGTGGTCTCGCTGTCGGCTCCTACACCCTCGAGGTCGAGGCGGTCGACCAGGCCGGCAACGTCAGCGCCCCGGCGCGGCACCGCTTCGCCGTCGTCGCGAAGGCGCCGGTCACCGTGGTCAAGCCGGTCGTGCACCCGATCACCGGCAAGCCCAAGGTCGGCAAGAAGCTGAAGGTGGCGGTGACAGTGCCGAGCGGAGCGACCGTCAGCTACCAGTGGTACGCCGGCGGCAAGAAGATCAAGCACGCGACCAAGCGCTCGCTGAAGGTCACCAAGGCGCTGAGGAAGAAGAGGATCAAGGTCCGCGTGACGATCCGCGTGCCCGGGCAGCCGACGGTCGTGCAGACGATGAAGCTGGGCAAGGCGGTCCGCTGA